AGCGCGCCTGTTGCGCGTTTTGATATCGTTCCCTGCCACGGTTCGTATCCGTCAAAGATATGATTTAAAAGCCCTGTCCCTTTTGTATCCGTAAGAAATTCCGTTCTAAATCCGATAAGCCCTCTTGACGGCACACGAAACTCAAGTCTCACTCTGCCGTGGCCGTTGTTCTGCATCTTTTGCATCTTGCCCCTTCTCATGCCAAGCTTCTGCGTTACAACGCCGATAAATTCCTCAGGGCAGTCGATAGTAAGCTGTTCCATAGGCTCATGCAGCGCGCCGTCTATTTTTTTCGTGACGGTTTCCGGCATCCCAACGGTTAGTTCATACCCCTCCCGCCGCATCATCTCTATAAGGATTGCCAACTGCAATTCACCACGTCCCATAATCTTGAAAGAGTCCCTTGATTCCATCGGCTCCATTTTAATTGCAACATTATAAAGCAGCTCTTTTTCTAGCCTTTCCTTCAAATGCCTTGATGTTACAAATTTTCCATCTTTGCCGGCAAACGGGGATGAGTTGATAGAAAAAACCATTGATATGGTTGGCTCATCAACAGCAATTCTGGGCAATGGCTTCGGATTATCAGCATCTGTAATTGTGTCTCCGATATTTGCGCCTTCTATGCCCGCAAGGGCAACAATATCGCCCATAATTGCCTGCGGCAGATCAACCCTTTTCAGTCCCTGAAAGCCGTAAAGTGATGTAATCTTTGCCTTTACCACCTCTCCCTTCTGATTTACAATGCCAATCATCTGGCCTGCCTTGATCGTGCCGCTGAATATGCGGCCTATGGCAAGCCGTCCCACATAGTCATTATAGGCTATGTTTGTTACAAGGATTTGGAGATCCCCGTTCTCATCGCCTTCAGGCGCAGGAATAGTCTTTAATATCAATTCAAAAAGATGACGGAGGTCTTTTGTGTTTTCATCAGGTGTAAGTCTTGCAATTCCCTCCCTGGCTATTGTGTAAACAACAGGAAAATCTATCTGCTCTTCGGTTGCATCAAGGTCTATAAATAAATCATACACCTCATTTAAGACCTCCTTGATCCTGGCATCAGGCCTGTCAATCTTGTTTATGACTACAATCGGCGGAAGTTTAAGCTCCAGCGCCTTTTT
The Deltaproteobacteria bacterium DNA segment above includes these coding regions:
- the typA gene encoding translational GTPase TypA; the encoded protein is MRNEQIRNIAIIAHVDHGKTTLLDFMLKQAGIFRENERVEERVMDSIDLERERGITIMAKNTAVSYNGVKINIVDTPGHADFGGEVERTLKMVDGVLLLVDASEGPLPQTRFVLKKALELKLPPIVVINKIDRPDARIKEVLNEVYDLFIDLDATEEQIDFPVVYTIAREGIARLTPDENTKDLRHLFELILKTIPAPEGDENGDLQILVTNIAYNDYVGRLAIGRIFSGTIKAGQMIGIVNQKGEVVKAKITSLYGFQGLKRVDLPQAIMGDIVALAGIEGANIGDTITDADNPKPLPRIAVDEPTISMVFSINSSPFAGKDGKFVTSRHLKERLEKELLYNVAIKMEPMESRDSFKIMGRGELQLAILIEMMRREGYELTVGMPETVTKKIDGALHEPMEQLTIDCPEEFIGVVTQKLGMRRGKMQKMQNNGHGRVRLEFRVPSRGLIGFRTEFLTDTKGTGLLNHIFDGYEPWQGTISKRATGALVADRTGVTTGYALFHIQPRGELFVSESTTVYEGMVIGENSRENDLDVNVIKEKKLTNMRASGSDESLHIAPPRLMSLEQAIEFIKEDEVVEVTPKNIRIRKKILDINKRGKKERA